TTCATCACTTACAAAAAAGCGTCTTCTCACAAAGAGGGCGCTTTTTTGTTTTGGGGGTGAAGATTGGCAATTTGGTTGGCAAAGATAGGAAATTTAATCCAATAAATTTCACTCCCCAGTCTTGGTTTCCTATTCCTTTTTTCCTCAATTTTGTGCCGTAGGTTCGAGGCGAATTAATTGACCATCTTGTTCATCGGTGAGAATATACAATAACCCATCAGGCCCTTGTTGAACATCGCGCACTCGCTGTGAAATTTTAATAGTTTCCTGTGAGGAAACATTGCCTGCTTTATCTAAAGTAATGCGACGAACATCTTGGGAAACTAATCCACCGGAAAATAGATTGCCTCGCCATTGGGGAAAGCGATCGCCATTGTAAAATACTAATCCTGAAGGTGCCACCGCAGGTGTCCAAAATAACTGAGGATTAACTGTACCAGGTTGAGATGTTTTCTGCGAAATTGGCTCACCTGTAGCATAATCTCGACTATAAGTAACTATAGGCCAACCATAATTTTTTCCGGCTTGTACGAGGTTAAGTTCGTCACCGCCACGCGCACCATGTTCGTTGACCCAAACTCGATTATTTACGGGGTCGAAAGTCATGCCTTGAATGTTCCGATGTCCGTAACTCCAAATAGCAGGATTTGCATTATTATTCCCCACAAATGGGTTATCTTTTGGGATACTACCATCGTCGTTGATGCGGACAATTTTACCTAGATGACTTTGCAAATTTTGGGCTTGTTGGCGAATCAGTTGACCATCAAGTTGCACTGGGGGATTGCCACCATCTCCGATCGATATTAGCATTGTGCGATCGGGAAGCCAGAGCATCCGCGAACCGAAATGTTGCCCTCCTGATTTGGTGCGGTTAACTTCAAAAATTACCCGTAAATCTTGCAAAGTTTTACCATCAAATCTTGCTCTTGCTACTCTGGTACGATTGGCTTGGTCTGTACCATG
The Phormidium ambiguum IAM M-71 genome window above contains:
- a CDS encoding PQQ-dependent sugar dehydrogenase; protein product: MKNQVTKLRKKSGKTFLFPLTKSIILLAIAGCTLNQTATSPTQASSSTQPVTNTTTKQTQSSPSQANFRQVTVLQGLERPWGIAWLPDGAMLITERPGRLRIVRNGKLDPTPIPGVPEVLAVNQGGLLDVAVHPNFAQNRFIYLTYAHGTDQANRTRVARARFDGKTLQDLRVIFEVNRTKSGGQHFGSRMLWLPDRTMLISIGDGGNPPVQLDGQLIRQQAQNLQSHLGKIVRINDDGSIPKDNPFVGNNNANPAIWSYGHRNIQGMTFDPVNNRVWVNEHGARGGDELNLVQAGKNYGWPIVTYSRDYATGEPISQKTSQPGTVNPQLFWTPAVAPSGLVFYNGDRFPQWRGNLFSGGLVSQDVRRITLDKAGNVSSQETIKISQRVRDVQQGPDGLLYILTDEQDGQLIRLEPTAQN